CTTCAAATGCGGCAAACACGCCCGCGTCAGCAGAAACGGACTCTTGATAAAGAAATCCAGCATCGACTGATAAAACGCCCAATCATACTCCTCGATCGATTTCTGCGGCTGCGCCGGCGTCGCATTGAAAACCAAAATATCGATCGCCCCCAACGTCTTCGCCACCTCATCGACCAACCGCTTCACCTCCCCCTCATCCACCACACTCCCCCGAAACAAAGCCCCCTCGCCACCCGCCGCCCTGAACTCCACGAACGCCTGCTCCGCCCGCGCCTGATTATTCGCATAATTCAAAGCCACCCTCGCCCCCGCCTGCCCCAGAGCAATCGCCATAGCCTTCCCCAGCCCAGTAGTACTCCCCGTCACCAAAGCCACCCGCCCCGTCAGATCAAATCCTTTATTCGCATTCATATTAAAAAATCTTCGTAATCGTCCTCGAACCCCTCATCCCGTAACCGCGGACGTCAGTCCGCGCTAACCTCTCTCTCGATGTTCGATGTTCGATGTTTCCTTTCATTAGCCCGCCGGTGCAACCGGCTCCTTCGTCATTCGGATTTCGTCACTGGTCATTTACGCCAGTATCTCCTTCACCACATGCCCATGCACATCCGTCAGCCGCATATCCCTGCCCCCGAACCGATACGTCACTCGCGTATGATCCAGCCCCAGCAGATGCAGCATCGTCGCGTGCAGATCATACATCTCCAGTTTATTCTCCACCGCTTTGTAGCCGTATTCATCCGTCGCACCGTAGCTCATCCCGCCCTTCACTCCACCGCCCGCCATCCACACCGTGAACCCAAACGGATTATGATCCCGCCCATTCGTCCCCTGCGCGAACGGCGTCCGCCCAAACTCACCCGCCCAAATCACCAGCGTCTCCTCCAGCAACCCGCGTGATTTCAAATCATGTAAGAGCGCGCCGATCGGCTGATCCACCGCGCGCGAATTATTCTCATGCCCATCCTTCAAGTTCCCGTGCTGATCCCACCGATCTCCCGCCACCTTCGGACACGTCAGCTCGATGAACCGCACCCCGCGCTCGATCAATCGCCGCGCCGTCAAACATTGCCGCGCAAAGATCCGCGTCTGCTCAAATGGATGATCAAACCCATAAAGTTTTTTCAGCGTCTCACTCTCGCGCTGCAACTCCATCAACTCCGGCACTGCTGATTGCATCCGAAACGCCAGTTCGTAATTCGCGATCGCGGACTCGATGGGGTCCAGCTTCCCCATCCGCTCCACCACGCCGCCGTCCAGTTGCTTCAGCAACGCCAGCTTGTTCTCCTGCAATTTCGGCGTGGCTTCCGTCGGCAGAATATTCGCCACCGGCTTGTCCGCCGCGCGAAAGATCGAGCCCTGATACGTCGCCGGTAAAAAGCCGTTCGCAAAATTATCCAACCCACCCGGCGGAATCAGCCCGCCATTCAACACCACAAACCCCGGCAGATTCTGATTCTCTGTCCCGAGACCATAATTCACCCACGCCCCCATGCTCGGCCGTCCCGCGAGTCCCAACCCCGTGTGCAAAAAATAATTCGCATTCGTATGCTCGGAAAACTCCGACGTCATCGATCGGATCACACAGATATCATCCATGTGCCGCGCCACATGCGGAAACAGCGCACTCACCGGCAACCCGCTGCGCCCGTGCTGTTTGAATTCCCACAGACTCCCCAGCGTGTTCCCGTTGTCGTTGAACTGCGTGGGCTCCATCTTCATCTTGAATGGCTGCCCGCTCTCCGCCTGCAACCGCGGCTTCGGATCAAACGTATCCACCTGCGATGGCCCGCCATCCATGTAGAGAAAAATCACATTCTTCGCCCGCGCCTTGAAATGCGGCGCCAACACCCCACCACCCGCCTTGCCCGCATCCGGTGACGACACCACCCCGAAGGCCTTGTCCCCCAGCA
This genomic stretch from Verrucomicrobiia bacterium harbors:
- a CDS encoding DUF1501 domain-containing protein, which produces MHCGRYMAGAMTRRTMLARCANGFGAVALTALLGDKAFGVVSSPDAGKAGGGVLAPHFKARAKNVIFLYMDGGPSQVDTFDPKPRLQAESGQPFKMKMEPTQFNDNGNTLGSLWEFKQHGRSGLPVSALFPHVARHMDDICVIRSMTSEFSEHTNANYFLHTGLGLAGRPSMGAWVNYGLGTENQNLPGFVVLNGGLIPPGGLDNFANGFLPATYQGSIFRAADKPVANILPTEATPKLQENKLALLKQLDGGVVERMGKLDPIESAIANYELAFRMQSAVPELMELQRESETLKKLYGFDHPFEQTRIFARQCLTARRLIERGVRFIELTCPKVAGDRWDQHGNLKDGHENNSRAVDQPIGALLHDLKSRGLLEETLVIWAGEFGRTPFAQGTNGRDHNPFGFTVWMAGGGVKGGMSYGATDEYGYKAVENKLEMYDLHATMLHLLGLDHTRVTYRFGGRDMRLTDVHGHVVKEILA
- a CDS encoding 3-oxoacyl-ACP reductase family protein, with amino-acid sequence MNANKGFDLTGRVALVTGSTTGLGKAMAIALGQAGARVALNYANNQARAEQAFVEFRAAGGEGALFRGSVVDEGEVKRLVDEVAKTLGAIDILVFNATPAQPQKSIEEYDWAFYQSMLDFFIKSPFLLTRACLPHLKEQKWGRIINIGSEVVARGVPNFSAYVAAKGGQNGWTRSMSGELAPHGITVNMIAPGWIPVERHENDPQELKDGYRALIPANRWGVPQDVAGAVVFLASDAASFITGQNLHVNGGMTVA